Below is a window of Thunnus maccoyii chromosome 16, fThuMac1.1, whole genome shotgun sequence DNA.
TAACTTTGCAGGTATTAATCTGCAATGACTGTTTTGCAGTGGGATGCAGTGGCATGTTATGTGGCTCTTTCTTCCTCATAGTGAACAAGCCAATATTGATGAAATTCTGAATGACTATACGAGATACAACaacattttgttcaagctgtctCCTCCGGAGTGGCAGGAGGCCCAGGACCTTATGAAAGCTGAAGTCCTGTCTGACGCTGCGGATGAGCAGAACAGGGAGCCACAGTCAGCAGCTGGGCAGGGTAAGTGATAAATAGATGGATCATAAGGGCCAGTGTAATGTTGGTTACCCCCCACTAATATTGctcttttattaaaaatcaagTCTGATCCACACTATGTCATCTTTTCCAGTATGAATCAGATGATTATTGCAAACTCAGTTCCCATAGTCTTTGTGTATGGGAACTGGGAATCTCTTAAAAGGGTACTCCATCGGTTTAATATTGCTCTGCCATAATACTGGGAGACTCACTAGAGACAGATTGAACAAGACTGGTCAGGATTGATGGATCAGAAATCCACATCCTGTGATCTGAATGATAACATGCACACAGGTTTGGAGTGTGACGAGTCCAGTCCAGGTGAAGCCATGTCTTCCACCAGAGAGCCCCAGCTGTCCTcaacacacagccacacactgtaaggaaacaccaacacacacacctcagtgaTGAGACTAATGAATGTTATGCTGcacatcttgtttttatcttgtgaATTCATGTACAACGATGGCGTGGTAAATAATACGGTCAATAAGGATTTCCATTTGTTGTTCAACATtagacaaaaaaacccaaaaagttGATGGTTTGTAATTCAGCCCATGATTTACAGTGTGATTTTGGTGTATGAATcaggcttttttctttttgttagtATTAagttgagtatttttatatctatAGAGTACAGtactgggaaaaaaataataagatgtTCTACAGAACGTAAAAAGTAATTATGGTATAATGTatttcacatatacagtatgctgCCAAAACTGCGGGGGTACAGTAAGGTAATAAAATGGGTTTTGGGAAAATTTCTCAAATCTAGTGTGTAATTAGAGGGTAAAAAGGGCTGGTGTTTAACCTGTAACCCATTGCCTCTATATAATAAGTATGTTTCTTTACTCCATAAGTGATTGACAGTTCTCTCATTATTCTAAGATCTGCACCTCTCTTCTCCAGGCTCCTTACCACAAAATTACATTGCTGTTGCTCAGCATTGGTGAATACCCCTGTCATCAGTTTGGGAACATAACCAATATATTTTCCACATCCCTCCAACTGAGTGTGGAAAGATTTTCCTAAAGCCGCCAGTTTTCATTGCATATCATAATTATAATAAGTACTTTATAGGTTCCGCAGAATATCAGTGTTATTAACACCTTTTTCCCCAAACCTCAGTTTTGTCTCCCAGTACTGGACCCAGTAGGTACccattattttcaaaaaaactAGTCTTGTTTTCTTCCACTGCACCTACATTTAGTTACGAATAGGAACCCGTAAGTATTTTATAGGTACATGATTCATACAAcgaaattacactgtaaatcgCAGACTGAATTATGAAGTGTTACCAACAGCACCTACCTACTTTCCCCCACAAATATCATCACGTCAGTCTCTTTCTGTTGCATTTCAGGGTCAAAAATTCTAACCTGAATAACAACAACTCAGGACATGAGGTCAGTTTCCCTGAACCTAAAATCACAGTTCACTGAAGTATCATCTCTTTTTATCTTGCGTGTTTATTTGCAGTACTCACCATGTGGTGTCATCTCCACTCCTGCAGGAGAAGCTGGAGTTGTACTTCTTTGATCCACAGCAGCTCCTAGATCTGGTTATGGAGCTGACAGACCAGAACCTGTCCCTCATTCAGAACTCCACCAGAAGGAATGATTCACTGGAGGAGCTCCTGCAGCTCATCAAGATCAGCAAGAGGAAAATGTAAGCCTCATATTTATCATTAGCAAAGTGCACTTAAGAACATACAGCATAAGAGGATACagcataaatacaaaaacaacctTGTAAAAAGTGTTAGAGAGTAAGTATGTAAAAGTACATATGACATGATATAACTTCACAACAACCAAAACAGTTGTAACACTGTGTTTTATGGTTGTAGGATAAAGGATGAAGAAAGGTTAACACCACAGATCACTGATATGAAGGAGAAAGTCAACATTGAGGAGGAGAGAGCTGCCAAGCTCAAACAGATGGTTCAGCTCCATGTCTCAGTCAAAACTGAGGACAAGGTAAAGAAGCAGAATATATGTTTGTCTACATTTTTTCCAACATCACCCTATTTTGAATCTAAAAGCTGCACTTGACAACTTTAAATGGATCACAACAGGCATCAGGAAACTGTACAGAGCATGCTAGTTTTTagtgatcccccccccccctctttttttttttttaactatccCACCTCTTCTCCTTGCCTGCAGGATGATGTGATGTTGGATGCTCTTGGTGTGAAGGTGACAGAAGTACATCGTTGCAATGTGGCTAGCCGGCTGACCAACCTCAGTACCTTAGAGAAGCTGTCCAGCATTGAGTACCGTATGTCTTTACTGCAGCAGGACATTGACAGCATCCCTGAAGAAGGCTTGGAAGTGCTGAGGCAGCTCAGGGACAGTGAGAGGAGGACCAGGTTTGTCTCACTGACAGTCATCTAACCCACTGCTCCCCAGCCGTGGAACAAAGAAGCCTATTTTTTCATGCTGGGTAGATATGATGCCATTGAAAACCTGGCATATTAGTGAGTACATGGTATATTTCCTTTTATGGTGTCAGGctcataatcttttttttctgacttaaaAAATACCCAGATTTTCTAAATGGATTAAATCGGCTTTAACAGATTTTTTGCTCTTGTGCTGCTTGTAGCAAGAACAGCTTAGTTTATGCTGTCACTTcttaaaagtgaagaaaaataatGGTACAAAATGCAAAGCAGCTGTTGATTATGTTGTATATCCCTCTAACTAATATATAAAATGGTTAAAGTACAGAATATTCGCACTTTAAATGATATTTTCTCACTTCAATTTGtattacttgattttttttccatcacctgtcttatgtaaataataaaaagtgaaTGCAACCAGGTATAAGTGTAAAATTAGTgtagtgttttaatgttttagtcAAATCTGAACAGTGTCAGCTGATTAGTAACGCATCACAGCAATGGTTCCAGTTTGCGGGAGTCTTAGCATGGATGGACATTTCAGACAAGCTTTTTAATGCATTGCTGAAAATCCAATATACAATGTAAACTCATGGTAATATAAAGAACTCTAAATAGAGATGTTTCCCCAAAGAgcatataaaatgaaaactctCATCCTGCATGCTTTATCCAGGCTGTATGAAGAAAAGCTGAGGCtggagaaggagaaacagagagaaaggatgAAGAAGTGCATGGAAAGATCCATGGGTGACGCCAAGAAAATGGTGA
It encodes the following:
- the LOC121880886 gene encoding cilia- and flagella-associated protein 100-like isoform X1 is translated as MSDVKLNTETAQRHMPKAISEMSAPQPVELGTRKTEQSQVNVPDSNSMSLEIIKEERHQEETEDLVKQLGGEEEEKDMMENSQQMENNTALSNQSQARSGLKMFKIDDQKMIRERRHHLMSIEKQWLELEISLSKRKSEIMRLTKVIPVKKRRVKKFELLIERENYNCEEMFRRSQKKSMEAKTLFEEGSRFKQEKNGVIEKLNDEIGTTKSEQANIDEILNDYTRYNNILFKLSPPEWQEAQDLMKAEVLSDAADEQNREPQSAAGQGLECDESSPGEAMSSTREPQLSSTHSHTLVKNSNLNNNNSGHEEKLELYFFDPQQLLDLVMELTDQNLSLIQNSTRRNDSLEELLQLIKISKRKMIKDEERLTPQITDMKEKVNIEEERAAKLKQMVQLHVSVKTEDKDDVMLDALGVKVTEVHRCNVASRLTNLSTLEKLSSIEYRMSLLQQDIDSIPEEGLEVLRQLRDSERRTRLYEEKLRLEKEKQRERMKKCMERSMGDAKKMRGRKLMPRCIPVEQKIKVSDEDITPAEDKLYAYLFTTEDVQ
- the LOC121880886 gene encoding cilia- and flagella-associated protein 100-like isoform X2 translates to MSDVKLNTETAQRHMPKAISEMSAPQPELGTRKTEQSQVNVPDSNSMSLEIIKEERHQEETEDLVKQLGGEEEEKDMMENSQQMENNTALSNQSQARSGLKMFKIDDQKMIRERRHHLMSIEKQWLELEISLSKRKSEIMRLTKVIPVKKRRVKKFELLIERENYNCEEMFRRSQKKSMEAKTLFEEGSRFKQEKNGVIEKLNDEIGTTKSEQANIDEILNDYTRYNNILFKLSPPEWQEAQDLMKAEVLSDAADEQNREPQSAAGQGLECDESSPGEAMSSTREPQLSSTHSHTLVKNSNLNNNNSGHEEKLELYFFDPQQLLDLVMELTDQNLSLIQNSTRRNDSLEELLQLIKISKRKMIKDEERLTPQITDMKEKVNIEEERAAKLKQMVQLHVSVKTEDKDDVMLDALGVKVTEVHRCNVASRLTNLSTLEKLSSIEYRMSLLQQDIDSIPEEGLEVLRQLRDSERRTRLYEEKLRLEKEKQRERMKKCMERSMGDAKKMRGRKLMPRCIPVEQKIKVSDEDITPAEDKLYAYLFTTEDVQ
- the LOC121880886 gene encoding cilia- and flagella-associated protein 100-like isoform X3, giving the protein MSDVKLNTETAQRHMPKAISEMSAPQPVELGTRKTEQSQVNVPDSNSMSLEIIKEERHQEETEDLVKQLGGEEEEKDMMENSQQMENNTALSNQSQARSGLKMFKIDDQKMIRERRHHLMSIEKQWLELEISLSKRKSEIMRLTKVIPVKKRRVKKFELLIERENYNCEEMFRRSQKKSMEAKTLFEEGSRFKQEKNGVIEKLNDEIGTTKSEQANIDEILNDYTRYNNILFKLSPPEWQEAQDLMKAEVLSDAADEQNREPQSAAGQGLECDESSPGEAMSSTREPQLSSTHSHTLTHHVVSSPLLQEKLELYFFDPQQLLDLVMELTDQNLSLIQNSTRRNDSLEELLQLIKISKRKMIKDEERLTPQITDMKEKVNIEEERAAKLKQMVQLHVSVKTEDKDDVMLDALGVKVTEVHRCNVASRLTNLSTLEKLSSIEYRMSLLQQDIDSIPEEGLEVLRQLRDSERRTRLYEEKLRLEKEKQRERMKKCMERSMGDAKKMRGRKLMPRCIPVEQKIKVSDEDITPAEDKLYAYLFTTEDVQ
- the LOC121880886 gene encoding cilia- and flagella-associated protein 100-like isoform X5, with the translated sequence MSDELGTRKTEQSQVNVPDSNSMSLEIIKEERHQEETEDLVKQLGGEEEEKDMMENSQQMENNTALSNQSQARSGLKMFKIDDQKMIRERRHHLMSIEKQWLELEISLSKRKSEIMRLTKVIPVKKRRVKKFELLIERENYNCEEMFRRSQKKSMEAKTLFEEGSRFKQEKNGVIEKLNDEIGTTKSEQANIDEILNDYTRYNNILFKLSPPEWQEAQDLMKAEVLSDAADEQNREPQSAAGQGLECDESSPGEAMSSTREPQLSSTHSHTLVKNSNLNNNNSGHEEKLELYFFDPQQLLDLVMELTDQNLSLIQNSTRRNDSLEELLQLIKISKRKMIKDEERLTPQITDMKEKVNIEEERAAKLKQMVQLHVSVKTEDKDDVMLDALGVKVTEVHRCNVASRLTNLSTLEKLSSIEYRMSLLQQDIDSIPEEGLEVLRQLRDSERRTRLYEEKLRLEKEKQRERMKKCMERSMGDAKKMRGRKLMPRCIPVEQKIKVSDEDITPAEDKLYAYLFTTEDVQ
- the LOC121880886 gene encoding cilia- and flagella-associated protein 100-like isoform X6 produces the protein MSDVKLNTETAQRHMPKAISEMSAPQPVELGTRKTEQSQVNVPDSNSMSLEIIKEERHQEETEDLVKQLGGEEEEKDMMENSQQMENNTALSNQSQARSGLKMFKIDDQKMIRERRHHLMSIEKQWLELEISLSKRKSEIMRLTKVIPVKKRRVKKFELLIERENYNCEEMFRRSQKKSMEAKTLFEEGSRFKQEKNGVIEKLNDEIGTTKSEQANIDEILNDYTRYNNILFKLSPPEWQEAQDLMKAEVLSDAADEQNREPQSAAGQGLECDESSPGEAMSSTREPQLSSTHSHTLVKNSNLNNNNSGHEEKLELYFFDPQQLLDLVMELTDQNLSLIQNSTRRNDSLEELLQLIKISKRKMIKDEERLTPQITDMKEKVNIEEERAAKLKQMVQLHVSVKTEDKDDVMLDALGVKQDIDSIPEEGLEVLRQLRDSERRTRLYEEKLRLEKEKQRERMKKCMERSMGDAKKMRGRKLMPRCIPVEQKIKVSDEDITPAEDKLYAYLFTTEDVQ
- the LOC121880886 gene encoding cilia- and flagella-associated protein 100-like isoform X4; its protein translation is MSDVELGTRKTEQSQVNVPDSNSMSLEIIKEERHQEETEDLVKQLGGEEEEKDMMENSQQMENNTALSNQSQARSGLKMFKIDDQKMIRERRHHLMSIEKQWLELEISLSKRKSEIMRLTKVIPVKKRRVKKFELLIERENYNCEEMFRRSQKKSMEAKTLFEEGSRFKQEKNGVIEKLNDEIGTTKSEQANIDEILNDYTRYNNILFKLSPPEWQEAQDLMKAEVLSDAADEQNREPQSAAGQGLECDESSPGEAMSSTREPQLSSTHSHTLVKNSNLNNNNSGHEEKLELYFFDPQQLLDLVMELTDQNLSLIQNSTRRNDSLEELLQLIKISKRKMIKDEERLTPQITDMKEKVNIEEERAAKLKQMVQLHVSVKTEDKDDVMLDALGVKVTEVHRCNVASRLTNLSTLEKLSSIEYRMSLLQQDIDSIPEEGLEVLRQLRDSERRTRLYEEKLRLEKEKQRERMKKCMERSMGDAKKMRGRKLMPRCIPVEQKIKVSDEDITPAEDKLYAYLFTTEDVQ